In Methanobrevibacter olleyae, a genomic segment contains:
- a CDS encoding ABC transporter permease: protein MLNFIQMEFLKLKRSKIFLLSLLMAALPAILMFLASFAFDEAQSFDVLFTSVNMYMSTIFAVLLFAIIISYLFGREYNEHTLKTILTVPISRGRFLISKYIMFLIWILILTLVTSLSTAIFGFIAGLDGFTLKLFIDSFAQLLLANVLLFLTFSPFVFISLFVTNMVPAMVGGASLTLVNMLVYGQKWAPFVPWTSPYLIASGEMANHSVNIMIPYGVILATFLIGIAISYIYFTKKDVPL, encoded by the coding sequence ATGCTTAATTTTATCCAAATGGAATTTTTAAAGCTTAAAAGGTCAAAAATATTTTTACTAAGTTTATTGATGGCGGCTTTACCTGCAATTTTAATGTTTTTAGCTAGCTTTGCATTTGATGAGGCACAAAGTTTTGATGTATTATTTACTAGTGTGAATATGTATATGTCTACAATATTTGCAGTTCTCTTATTTGCAATAATTATTTCTTACCTATTTGGTAGAGAGTATAATGAACATACCTTAAAAACTATCTTAACTGTTCCCATATCCCGAGGAAGATTTTTAATTTCTAAATATATCATGTTTTTAATTTGGATTTTAATTTTAACTCTTGTTACAAGTTTATCCACAGCCATATTTGGTTTTATTGCAGGTCTTGATGGATTTACATTAAAGTTATTCATAGATAGCTTTGCACAGCTTCTACTAGCAAATGTTCTTTTGTTTTTAACCTTTTCCCCATTTGTATTTATTTCATTATTTGTTACAAATATGGTTCCTGCAATGGTTGGTGGTGCTAGTTTAACATTGGTAAATATGCTGGTTTATGGACAGAAATGGGCTCCATTTGTACCTTGGACATCTCCTTATTTAATTGCTTCAGGGGAGATGGCAAATCATAGTGTAAATATTATGATTCCTTATGGTGTAATTCTAGCTACTTTCTTAATTGGAATAGCTATTTCATATATTTATTTCACTAAAAAAGATGTTCCTCTTTGA